A stretch of Cytophagales bacterium DNA encodes these proteins:
- a CDS encoding tetratricopeptide repeat-containing sensor histidine kinase, with the protein MILANQIKIRLTFVLLWMIVSPLLLARQLSDSLQDRSTNELLDLAWKNRNTNPEFSIIYGEAAIVRALETEDSVALPRAYGFTGVAYRNLDQYIKALENYVQGWRSAININNVEEQAYAYMNLANLNLYINRPEQSKEYLESMSEILDQVDNQNILGYYYHYYGRALMVLGDHETAEENLKKALELRQSQNNAIRVSVCEKYLGDLYQRMEAFDLSQEYYSRAISGLTPAIDKQLYGTLLSDLSLLSTRSGDTDIARNYAKQALALGEEIGSKLRQREAHEALAEVERALENYSQVQVHLDQVINLNEALFSADLELQADLFDYELSLKVLEFEREKERIEYEASKSRIMFIAIAISCFVLAVLFFGGRTYVQKQNLKIERENNKKITELNQQLETKVEERTEELKLQNQRLEQLSTYKLELTNMLAHDLKSPLGVIVGYSDLIQEKSFGDKIRDSASSMLKMIYNMLDIQRFEEANMQLNLEAVELSVLYAKAERMVLPIAQNRGVNLSLEADGTHQLKIDRDIVVRVLANLFDNALKYTQKEGSIGVYAVYSEKEGFIALEVRDTGVGIAEEDLDHLFNKFWHKDPERKNTVQSTGLGLSFCKMAVEEHGGSIYARSKKGEGTSIFFELPVN; encoded by the coding sequence ATGATTCTCGCCAATCAAATAAAGATTCGACTCACGTTCGTCCTTTTGTGGATGATTGTGTCCCCATTATTATTGGCGAGGCAACTGTCAGACTCCTTACAAGACCGCTCGACCAATGAATTGCTGGATCTGGCCTGGAAGAATCGCAATACCAACCCGGAATTTTCGATCATATATGGAGAGGCAGCAATCGTCCGGGCATTAGAAACGGAAGATAGCGTTGCACTGCCCAGGGCTTATGGCTTCACAGGAGTGGCTTATCGGAACCTGGATCAATACATCAAAGCCTTAGAAAATTACGTGCAGGGTTGGCGTTCGGCCATCAACATCAACAATGTTGAAGAGCAGGCTTATGCTTACATGAACCTGGCCAACCTGAACTTGTACATCAATCGACCTGAGCAATCAAAGGAATACCTGGAATCCATGTCCGAAATCCTGGATCAGGTGGACAACCAGAATATTCTGGGATACTATTACCACTATTATGGCCGGGCGTTGATGGTATTGGGTGATCACGAAACTGCCGAGGAAAACCTAAAAAAAGCACTTGAGTTAAGACAATCTCAGAACAATGCCATTCGGGTGAGTGTGTGTGAGAAGTATTTGGGTGATCTGTACCAGCGAATGGAAGCATTCGATTTATCGCAAGAATACTATTCAAGGGCCATTTCCGGGCTGACCCCTGCCATTGATAAGCAATTGTATGGTACCTTGTTGTCGGATCTTTCTCTGTTAAGTACGAGGAGTGGAGATACTGATATCGCTCGAAATTATGCTAAGCAAGCTTTAGCGTTGGGGGAAGAAATAGGTTCTAAGCTGCGTCAAAGAGAAGCACATGAAGCATTGGCAGAAGTAGAGCGAGCACTAGAGAATTATAGCCAGGTACAGGTTCATTTGGATCAAGTGATCAACTTGAATGAAGCTTTATTTAGCGCAGACCTGGAATTACAAGCTGACCTGTTTGACTATGAGCTCTCACTGAAGGTATTGGAGTTTGAGCGAGAAAAGGAACGCATTGAGTATGAGGCATCCAAATCGAGGATCATGTTCATTGCCATTGCTATCTCATGCTTCGTTCTGGCAGTGCTTTTCTTTGGAGGCAGGACTTACGTCCAAAAACAAAACTTGAAGATCGAAAGAGAGAACAACAAAAAGATCACCGAACTCAACCAACAACTGGAAACCAAAGTAGAAGAACGGACCGAAGAATTAAAACTCCAAAACCAACGATTGGAGCAATTGTCGACTTATAAGTTGGAATTGACTAACATGCTGGCGCATGATTTGAAAAGTCCACTTGGCGTGATCGTAGGTTATTCGGACTTGATTCAGGAGAAGAGCTTTGGGGATAAGATCCGCGATTCGGCAAGTTCCATGCTGAAAATGATCTACAACATGCTGGATATTCAGCGCTTTGAAGAGGCGAACATGCAGCTAAATCTGGAAGCTGTGGAGTTGTCTGTTCTGTATGCCAAGGCAGAGCGAATGGTGCTGCCGATCGCACAAAACAGGGGAGTCAATCTTTCGTTGGAAGCTGATGGAACGCATCAGTTGAAGATAGATCGGGATATTGTGGTGAGGGTGCTGGCTAATTTATTTGATAATGCCTTGAAGTACACCCAAAAAGAGGGTAGCATTGGCGTCTATGCCGTTTATTCTGAAAAAGAGGGTTTCATCGCGCTGGAGGTCAGAGATACCGGAGTGGGGATCGCTGAAGAAGACCTGGATCACTTGTTCAATAAGTTTTGGCATAAAGACCCTGAGCGTAAGAATACCGTCCAGTCTACCGGTCTTGGGCTAAGCTTCTGTAAGATGGCGGTAGAAGAACACGGCGGAAGTATTTATGCGCGTTCCAAGAAAGGGGAGGGGACTTCTATTTTCTTTGAGTTGCCGGTTAACTAG
- a CDS encoding o-succinylbenzoate synthase, with protein sequence MLKLEYKPYTLDFTFDAGTSRGVMKKRDVWFLKVCDDRNPEVAGYGEVAPLNRLSIEDVSLVPDVLEQVQQKIVNFTTPRTEAAAFSIAQELSPIPFASLRFGLEVALLDLVHGGQKLIFDNAFYQNQEPIPINGLVWMGDIDTMKQRAQEKLDQGFKCIKMKIGALDFQQELEVLKLLREVSVDLELRVDANGAFANHESLRRLLDLSEFNLHSIEQPIIPRQPEAMQLLCKKGAVKIALDEELIGIATKTEKRELLEFLKPHYIVLKPSLIGGFQSAQEWIDLAEEMKIGWWITSALESNIGLNAIAQFTAGFKNHEYHGLGTGQLYHNNIDSPLTVENGLISYTANKDWGAMPL encoded by the coding sequence ATGCTAAAGCTCGAATATAAACCCTACACGCTTGACTTCACCTTCGATGCGGGAACCTCCCGTGGTGTAATGAAAAAAAGGGACGTTTGGTTTTTAAAAGTTTGCGATGATCGCAATCCGGAAGTTGCCGGCTATGGAGAAGTGGCCCCGCTGAATAGACTCAGTATCGAAGATGTTAGCCTCGTTCCTGATGTGTTGGAGCAGGTTCAGCAGAAGATCGTAAATTTCACTACTCCCAGAACGGAAGCAGCCGCCTTTTCAATTGCTCAGGAGTTGAGTCCAATTCCTTTTGCCAGTTTGCGTTTCGGCTTGGAAGTGGCGTTGTTGGACCTTGTGCATGGTGGTCAGAAATTGATTTTTGACAATGCGTTCTATCAGAATCAGGAGCCTATCCCGATTAATGGCCTGGTATGGATGGGGGATATCGATACCATGAAACAGCGGGCGCAGGAAAAGCTGGATCAAGGCTTCAAGTGTATCAAGATGAAGATCGGGGCACTTGATTTTCAACAAGAACTGGAAGTACTTAAATTATTGAGGGAAGTGTCTGTTGACCTGGAATTGCGAGTGGATGCCAATGGGGCTTTCGCTAATCACGAATCTTTGAGGAGATTGCTGGATTTGTCGGAATTCAACCTTCATTCCATTGAGCAGCCGATTATTCCCAGGCAACCGGAAGCCATGCAGTTGCTCTGTAAAAAAGGGGCTGTCAAAATTGCCCTGGATGAAGAATTGATCGGAATTGCAACCAAAACAGAGAAAAGAGAATTGCTCGAATTCTTAAAACCACACTACATCGTATTAAAGCCTTCTCTTATAGGAGGGTTCCAGTCTGCTCAGGAATGGATTGACTTAGCGGAAGAAATGAAAATTGGATGGTGGATTACCTCCGCATTGGAATCCAATATTGGTTTGAATGCTATCGCACAGTTTACGGCTGGGTTCAAAAACCACGAGTACCATGGCCTGGGCACCGGTCAGCTTTATCACAATAACATTGATTCCCCGTTGACTGTTGAAAATGGCTTGATTTCCTACACTGCAAATAAAGATTGGGGAGCGATGCCTTTATAG
- the queA gene encoding tRNA preQ1(34) S-adenosylmethionine ribosyltransferase-isomerase QueA: MKNVSLADYHYELPTEKIAKYPLNDRSKSKLLKYKRGNISHHAFVDISGFINPDSLLVFNNTRVIPARIHFFKKTGAKIEVFLLEPVTPATVEEAMNAVEYCEWKCMIGNAKKWPENQPELIETENLSVTITRLADQTVSIHWNNQVPFSELIQQLGKMPLPPYIKRKVEKEDEDRYQTVYAEPEGAVAAPTAGLHFTNEILQQLEDKGVPKDFVTLHVSAGTFQPIKADDVTEHPMHQEEIIISRSNVEQLLKYQKVIAVGTTSLRTLESLYWFGVNLQEDPEASFMVKKMQPYEAEVTLSKEAALQNVLDLMERKQLLQLIGHTEIFIFPGYQFRIIAALITNFHLPGSTLILLIASFIGEDWRKVYQEALDHEYRFLSYGDSSLLIPG; this comes from the coding sequence GTGAAAAACGTATCACTAGCAGATTACCATTACGAATTACCAACCGAAAAAATAGCGAAGTATCCGCTAAATGATCGGAGCAAGTCCAAACTATTGAAGTATAAACGTGGAAACATCAGCCATCATGCGTTTGTGGATATCTCAGGTTTCATTAATCCGGACAGCTTGCTGGTTTTCAACAATACACGGGTCATTCCGGCTCGCATCCATTTCTTCAAAAAGACGGGCGCCAAAATAGAAGTATTCCTACTCGAACCCGTAACGCCTGCAACTGTGGAGGAAGCCATGAATGCCGTGGAATATTGTGAATGGAAATGCATGATCGGAAATGCAAAGAAGTGGCCGGAAAATCAACCCGAACTGATCGAAACGGAAAACTTATCGGTGACCATCACACGGTTGGCCGATCAAACCGTCAGCATTCACTGGAATAACCAAGTCCCCTTCTCTGAACTGATCCAACAACTGGGAAAAATGCCCTTGCCTCCCTACATCAAAAGAAAGGTCGAAAAAGAAGATGAAGACAGGTACCAAACCGTTTATGCGGAACCAGAAGGTGCAGTAGCTGCTCCTACGGCAGGACTGCATTTCACTAATGAAATATTACAACAACTAGAAGATAAGGGCGTCCCCAAAGACTTTGTGACGCTGCATGTATCTGCGGGAACTTTTCAGCCGATCAAAGCGGATGACGTTACCGAACATCCCATGCATCAGGAAGAGATCATCATATCTCGCTCGAACGTAGAGCAGTTACTGAAATATCAGAAGGTCATCGCCGTGGGCACCACTAGTCTTCGGACATTGGAGTCCTTGTATTGGTTTGGGGTGAATTTGCAAGAAGATCCTGAAGCTTCATTCATGGTGAAAAAAATGCAACCATACGAAGCTGAGGTTACACTTTCAAAAGAAGCTGCCTTACAAAATGTACTCGATCTCATGGAGCGAAAGCAGCTCCTGCAACTCATTGGCCATACCGAAATATTCATCTTTCCTGGTTATCAGTTTCGGATCATTGCTGCATTGATCACGAACTTTCACTTGCCTGGCTCAACGCTCATCCTATTAATCGCTTCTTTCATTGGTGAAGACTGGCGCAAAGTCTATCAGGAGGCGTTGGATCATGAGTATCGTTTCCTGAGTTATGGGGATAGTAGTTTATTGATTCCTGGGTAG
- a CDS encoding mechanosensitive ion channel — protein sequence MERVEQFWHGIVSGLKSIWEFVNIPLLKESEITVGTILYIIFGFILLSYLTKKIRKILVHGILERANVEQSSRASIGTITRYIILLIGSIFIVQTAGIDLSALSLLAGALGVGIGFGLQNITDNFISGLIILFEKPIKVGDRIEVGDVDGDVISISVRATTIQTNDNISMIIPNSEFISQKVINWSHNDRNIRYRIPIGVSYKEDPELVKTLLLDVADRNDHVLKDPEPVVFFDEFADSSINFTLAIWTSTYTDRPRLLKSEILFEVFKVFREKGIEIPFPQRDIHIKQEEGAPISQD from the coding sequence ATGGAACGCGTTGAACAGTTTTGGCATGGTATCGTTTCAGGGTTGAAGTCCATCTGGGAGTTTGTCAATATTCCATTACTCAAGGAGTCCGAAATTACTGTAGGCACCATTCTTTACATCATTTTCGGATTCATTCTGCTGAGCTATCTCACCAAAAAGATCAGAAAAATCCTGGTCCATGGCATCCTCGAGCGGGCCAACGTCGAGCAATCGAGCCGGGCATCCATAGGCACTATTACCCGGTACATCATCCTGCTGATCGGATCAATTTTCATTGTTCAGACCGCTGGAATTGATCTCAGCGCCTTGAGTTTATTGGCAGGTGCCCTCGGCGTGGGTATTGGTTTTGGGTTGCAAAACATCACGGACAATTTCATTTCGGGATTGATCATCCTATTCGAAAAGCCCATCAAAGTGGGTGATCGTATCGAGGTAGGCGATGTGGATGGAGACGTCATCAGCATTTCCGTACGAGCAACAACCATCCAGACCAATGACAACATTTCGATGATCATCCCCAATTCGGAATTCATTTCCCAAAAAGTCATTAACTGGAGTCACAATGACCGAAACATTCGTTACCGAATCCCCATTGGGGTCAGCTACAAGGAAGATCCGGAATTGGTGAAAACCTTATTATTGGATGTCGCTGACCGGAATGATCATGTCTTAAAAGATCCGGAGCCTGTCGTTTTTTTCGATGAGTTCGCAGATAGCTCCATCAACTTTACTCTGGCGATCTGGACTTCTACGTATACGGACCGTCCACGCTTATTGAAAAGCGAAATCCTTTTCGAGGTATTTAAAGTCTTTCGTGAAAAAGGCATTGAAATTCCATTCCCGCAACGTGACATCCACATCAAACAAGAAGAGGGTGCTCCAATTAGTCAAGACTAA
- a CDS encoding DUF3078 domain-containing protein: MKKLLLFVCTISLGYAGFSQDSTPSDTTYWKRGGIASLTFTQVSLTNWAAGGDNSVSLNGFFTTYADYQKDKIIWKNVVEMGYGLIRQGGDEADFEKTDDRFNVITEFGYKVSDKLYWSSLLDFRTQFDRGLDSEGNTISKFFSPAYLVVATGLQWNPDPSFSLSYSPIGGKFTFVMDQDLANAGAFGVDPGFFDENLGRFTSLGSKSRAELGSFIKASFNKEVVENVQFESRLELFANYLQDFGNIDVNWQNLLVMKVNDFLTVNWQTQLIYDDDIKIDEFNSNGELVSRGPRTQFKSVFGVGLAYNFGQAR, from the coding sequence ATGAAAAAATTATTACTCTTTGTATGTACGATTTCCCTGGGATATGCTGGATTTTCTCAGGACTCCACTCCATCAGATACAACCTATTGGAAAAGAGGTGGAATTGCTTCCCTTACGTTCACTCAGGTTTCTCTGACCAATTGGGCTGCTGGTGGCGATAACTCCGTTTCGTTAAATGGTTTTTTTACCACTTATGCTGACTATCAGAAGGATAAGATCATCTGGAAAAATGTCGTTGAAATGGGTTACGGTTTGATCCGTCAGGGTGGGGATGAAGCTGATTTTGAAAAAACAGATGACCGTTTCAATGTGATCACCGAATTTGGCTACAAGGTCTCAGATAAATTGTATTGGAGTTCACTACTTGATTTTCGTACCCAGTTCGATCGAGGATTGGACTCTGAAGGCAATACAATTTCCAAATTTTTTAGTCCCGCCTATTTAGTGGTAGCAACAGGTTTGCAGTGGAACCCTGATCCTTCGTTTTCATTATCTTATTCTCCTATCGGAGGTAAGTTCACTTTTGTGATGGACCAGGACCTGGCCAACGCAGGAGCTTTTGGAGTAGATCCAGGATTCTTTGATGAAAACCTGGGCCGATTCACATCACTTGGATCAAAATCAAGAGCTGAATTAGGATCTTTTATTAAAGCGTCTTTCAATAAGGAAGTCGTAGAAAATGTGCAGTTCGAGAGTCGACTAGAGCTATTTGCAAATTACCTCCAGGATTTTGGTAACATTGACGTGAACTGGCAAAACCTGCTGGTCATGAAAGTGAATGACTTTCTGACGGTGAACTGGCAAACGCAATTGATCTATGATGATGACATCAAGATTGATGAATTTAATTCGAATGGTGAACTGGTATCTCGTGGACCGAGAACACAATTCAAAAGTGTCTTTGGCGTAGGATTGGCCTACAACTTTGGCCAGGCCAGGTAA